Proteins from one Pongo abelii isolate AG06213 chromosome 19, NHGRI_mPonAbe1-v2.0_pri, whole genome shotgun sequence genomic window:
- the CCDC42 gene encoding coiled-coil domain-containing protein 42, producing MSLGIMEEEDLAEYFRLQYGERLLQMLQKLPNVEGASESPSIRLLEKKKETKIMHQTMVQKKKMFQRRMETLNLRWEELGVKEAQLKAHIQKFEQFIQENDQKRIRAMKKANKERELKRQHMQELTKGKQEMVALRLEHQRLSAKLKDYSIFNKYLEKVVENSEFEEIHEVIARYKTLVSMHHDLMQSAQEGQEKIERAKARLARYMEEKDDEILQQNNELARLQMRFDRAHSNVIIWESRWAHIQNTAAKKTLLLGTIKMATLNLFQIVSKQLKEVTEVALEDTHKQLDMIQQFIQDLSDIWAEVKKKEQQQVRI from the exons ATGAGTCTGGGTATCATGGAAGAGGAAGACCTGGCCGAGTACTTCCGGCTGCAGTACGGGGAGCGGCTGCTGCAGATGCTTCA GAAACTCCCCAATGTTGAGGGGGCGTCGGAGTCCCCATCCATCCGGCTactggagaagaaaaaggagacgAAAATCATGCATCAAACTATGGTGCAGAAGAAGAAG aTGTTTCAGCGCAGAATGGAAACCCTGAACCTGCGCTGGGAGGAACTGGGCGTTAAGGAAGCCCAGCTGAAGGCTCACATCCAGAAGTTTGAGCAGTTCATCCAG GAGAACGACCAGAAACGGATCCGCGCCATGAAGAAAGCCAACAAGGAGCGAGAACTCAAGCGCCAGCACATGCAGGAGCTGACCAAGGGCAAGCAGGAGATGGTGGCGCTGCGGCTGGAGCACCAGCGGCTGAGCGCCAAGCTGAAGGACTACTCCATTTTCAACAAGTACCTAGAGAAGGTGGTGGAGAACTCTGAG TTCGAGGAGATCCATGAGGTGATTGCACGCTACAAGACACTGGTGAGCATGCACCACGACCTCATGCAGTCTGCACAGGAGGGCCAGGAGAAGATTGAGCGCGCCAAGGCCCGGCTGGCACGCTACATGGAGGAAAAGGATGATGAGATCCTGCAGCAAAACAATgagctggcaaggctgcagatgCGCTTCGACCGTGCCCACAGCAATGTCATCATCTGG GAATCTCGCTGGGCGCACATCCAGAACACCGCAGCCAAGAAGACCCTCCTGCTTGGCACCATTAAGATGGCCACGCTGAATCTCTTCCAGATTGTGAGCAAGCAGCTGAAGGAGGTGACCGAGGTGGCACTGGAGGACACCCATAAGCAGCTGGACATG